A portion of the Plodia interpunctella isolate USDA-ARS_2022_Savannah chromosome 4, ilPloInte3.2, whole genome shotgun sequence genome contains these proteins:
- the LOC128669593 gene encoding achaete-scute complex protein T3-like codes for MPMAAIHAYQNLGVDQKLTHLQTAGQRRLAPAPIDASRCKKKTYLHQPYPAQPASVARRNARERNRVKQVNNGFAQLRQHIPSAVTAALAGGRGSSRKLSKVDTLRLAVEYIKSLKRLLEEGEEGCSDTQIGLSLNTSGPQTPPSSEESHSPAPSLISESSAGPNCHDAYDSYEPMSPEDEELLDVISWWQQQ; via the coding sequence ATGCCGATGGCGGCGATTCACGCTTATCAGAATCTTGGTGTCGATCAGAAACTGACGCACCTACAAACTGCGGGGCAGAGAAGGCTCGCACCTGCTCCTATTGATGCCTCTCGGTGTAAGAAAAAGACTTACCTGCATCAACCTTACCCGGCTCAACCTGCTTCAGTGGCCAGAAGAAATGCAAGAGAACGGAACAGAGTGAAGCAAGTGAACAATGGATTTGCGCAACTTCGTCAACACATCCCATCAGCTGTCACAGCAGCATTGGCTGGAGGAAGGGGTTCATCTCGTAAATTAAGCAAAGTGGACACATTGAGATTAGCAGTGGAATACATCAAGAGTCTGAAACGATTATTAGAAGAGGGCGAAGAAGGATGCTCAGATACACAAATTGGGCTAAGTTTAAATACAAGTGGTCCCCAAACTCCTCCATCATCGGAAGAATCACATTCACCTGCTCCATCATTAATATCTGAAAGCTCTGCAGGACCTAATTGTCATGATGCATATGATTCATATGAACCCATGAGTCCGGAGGACGAAGAATTGTTAGATGTCATATCATGGTGGCAACAACAGTGA